The Sulfurovum riftiae region TGACGAGCAGCCTCAGATCAGAGCGATGATCTCCACATCACTTGTAGCCGTCATTGCACAGGCACTGCTTCCCAAACTGGGCGGCGGGAGGGTTGCAAGTTTCGAGATACTCGTGACCAACCATGCGATCTCCAACCTGATCCGTGAAGACAAAGTACACCAGATCTATTCACAGATGCAGCTCGGACAGGAAGATACAGGAATGCAGACCCAGACACAGGCGCTTCTCAAATTCATCAGGGACGGCAAGGTCAGCCGCGAAACCGCAATGCAGTTCGCAAACAAACCCAATGAACTTGCAAAAGCACTGTAAATACGATAAAAACACAGCTTTACCGGGTACAATACGGGAATTTTAGTAAAGGGACAGGAAGAAAGCAATGGAGAATTTTACGATGGTCGATTTTAATTACTTTGATATCACGATAGCTGCGATCGTACTTATCCTCGGCATCAAAGGGTTTATGAACGGTTTCATCAAAGAGGTCTTCGGACTGGCAGGCCTGATCGGAGGTGTCTACTTCGGTTCCCGCTTCGCCGATACGGCAGCCACCTTTATCAATGACAATTTTCTGAAGATGCAGAACCCTACACTGCTCAAACTCCTTGGTTTTCTTGCCGTACTTGTCATTATCTGGCTGGGTATGACCCTGCTTGGCTCCATCCTTTCCAAACTCAGCAGCGAGAGTGGACTGGGCTTCATTAATCGTCTGTTGGGGTTCATTGCGGGTGGCGGAAAATACTTCATTATTTTCGCACTGATCGTTACAGCACTTTCCAACGTGACCCTTGTCAAGGAAAATCTCGGAAAGTATGTCAAAGACTCCATGCTCTACCCCTACCTGCTCGAGGCCGGGTCAGCCATTATCCATCTCGACCCTGCCACACTCGGACTTGGAGACGAATCAAAAACCAAACTGCTGAAAAATGTCGCCAACATCAAAGAGAACAATGATACAGCAGAGGCGAACAGCTCTGCCCTCTCAGAGTAACAAAGGATACCGATGATCACCTATCCGCTTCTTCTGGACAAATTCAAGACTCTGCTGAAAAGCAATACATTGAAATTCACCAAGCAGAGAGAACTCATATTGAAATTCCTCTATGAGAATGACGGGCACTTCACACCGGAAGATATCTATATGCTGATCAAAAAAGAGTACCCGGATGTCAATATAGGTATCGCGACCGTCTACAGAACACTTACCCTTCTGGAGAACGAAGGGATCGCCAGCTCCATCTCTTTCGGGGCCCA contains the following coding sequences:
- a CDS encoding CvpA family protein → MVDFNYFDITIAAIVLILGIKGFMNGFIKEVFGLAGLIGGVYFGSRFADTAATFINDNFLKMQNPTLLKLLGFLAVLVIIWLGMTLLGSILSKLSSESGLGFINRLLGFIAGGGKYFIIFALIVTALSNVTLVKENLGKYVKDSMLYPYLLEAGSAIIHLDPATLGLGDESKTKLLKNVANIKENNDTAEANSSALSE
- a CDS encoding Fur family transcriptional regulator, whose protein sequence is MITYPLLLDKFKTLLKSNTLKFTKQRELILKFLYENDGHFTPEDIYMLIKKEYPDVNIGIATVYRTLTLLENEGIASSISFGAQGKKYELGLKNHHDHLICTSCGEIIEFFDETIEAQQEKIAEKFNFKMTDHTMKIIGLCEACQKNENT